In Brevinema andersonii, a genomic segment contains:
- a CDS encoding ABC transporter ATP-binding protein, producing MDKPYIIEAENIDLTYEILQSFSLKNLFTGREQLANLKYIHALKNISFKLEKGHNLGIIGTNGSGKSTLLRVLSHTYMPDKGSLKIHTDSINLLTLGAGFMGELTGRDNLYLSALLLGISKQELDKGLAQEIIAFSEIGYFIDLPINTYSSGMKSRLMFSISACIQPDLLLIDEVFSVGDAHFVQKSEERMQEMIHSDKTVVLISHNTKNIIDNCDRVLWLHKGEGRMFGDPKEVMEAYLEYTGASELLKDRKKQWSN from the coding sequence ATGGATAAACCTTATATTATTGAGGCGGAAAATATTGATCTGACTTATGAAATTTTGCAGAGTTTCAGTTTGAAAAACCTTTTCACAGGTAGGGAACAGCTGGCAAATTTAAAATATATTCATGCACTTAAGAATATTAGTTTTAAGCTGGAAAAGGGGCATAATTTAGGTATTATCGGTACAAACGGTTCTGGGAAATCAACATTGCTACGGGTTTTATCCCATACTTATATGCCTGATAAAGGATCTTTGAAGATTCATACGGACTCTATTAATTTGCTGACTTTAGGGGCTGGCTTTATGGGGGAACTGACAGGACGTGATAATTTATATCTCAGTGCGTTATTGCTCGGTATTAGTAAGCAAGAATTGGATAAGGGTTTAGCTCAAGAAATTATTGCTTTTTCCGAAATTGGATATTTTATTGATCTTCCTATAAATACATATTCAAGCGGTATGAAATCTCGGTTGATGTTTTCTATTTCGGCATGTATTCAGCCTGATCTGCTCCTTATTGATGAAGTTTTCAGTGTTGGTGATGCCCATTTTGTTCAGAAAAGCGAAGAACGTATGCAGGAAATGATCCATTCTGATAAAACTGTTGTGTTAATCTCGCATAATACAAAAAATATTATTGATAATTGCGACCGGGTATTGTGGCTACATAAAGGCGAAGGAAGGATGTTTGGGGATCCTAAAGAAGTAATGGAAGCATATCTTGAATATACGGGTGCTTCCGAACTTCTGAAAGATCGGAAAAAACAATGGAGCAATTGA
- a CDS encoding ATP synthase subunit C encodes MIVGFTLFAVICFVCLIGLGLHIKINQNFLSVYAAKSILGGVVGFFFIILALATAYVFLGISPIFAAEPVTNSVSESAYGLGFLGAGLSVGLACIGAGIATGMATSAGIGAVSDNPKMLGQSLLFVGLSEGIAIYGLIIAIMILGRLA; translated from the coding sequence ATGATTGTAGGATTTACATTATTTGCTGTTATTTGTTTTGTATGCTTAATTGGTCTTGGGTTACATATAAAAATAAATCAGAATTTCCTTTCTGTATATGCTGCAAAAAGCATTCTAGGAGGGGTTGTTGGTTTTTTCTTTATTATATTAGCATTAGCTACGGCTTATGTATTTTTAGGAATTTCTCCTATTTTTGCTGCTGAACCTGTGACTAACTCAGTGTCTGAAAGTGCTTATGGATTAGGTTTTTTAGGAGCAGGCCTGTCGGTTGGTTTGGCATGTATCGGCGCTGGCATTGCAACGGGAATGGCAACTTCTGCTGGAATAGGTGCTGTTAGTGATAATCCAAAGATGTTAGGTCAAAGTTTGCTTTTTGTTGGTCTTTCAGAAGGAATAGCGATTTATGGTCTTATTATTGCGATTATGATACTAGGGCGATTAGCATAA
- a CDS encoding V-type ATP synthase subunit F, translating to MKALALVDTDDAPIYMLAGMEVWSPNTKEELKQKFQQAVMIPQLGLLVISTKYTEDLQEELDQCRLSGSNVQILEVPSSKSESHPGEKLIKYVRKIIGQN from the coding sequence ATGAAGGCACTAGCTTTAGTAGATACGGATGATGCTCCTATTTATATGCTTGCGGGTATGGAAGTATGGTCTCCTAATACTAAAGAAGAGTTAAAACAAAAATTTCAGCAAGCCGTTATGATTCCTCAGTTGGGATTGTTAGTTATTTCTACCAAATATACTGAAGATTTACAGGAAGAGTTAGATCAGTGTAGACTTTCTGGTAGTAATGTTCAAATTTTGGAGGTTCCATCTTCAAAGAGTGAGTCACACCCTGGTGAGAAATTAATTAAATACGTTAGGAAAATTATTGGTCAAAATTAG
- a CDS encoding ABC transporter permease → MNQLPLYMHRFKKELIQYWHYIIYYVRAFEKARVTNTSLGYLWWFLDPLLNMGIYIILVRLVFNQRDPNFPVFFFSAMLVWRYFSMALAQSVSSIRSNIGVCRDIYVPKFVFPLVMCITGLSPLIISIGILVVLMIMFHVPFTINLIYLPLLLTTLFFFTLTCSMIAAHIGVFIADAPNILNHLLTLGLFATPVFYSIDRVPEKYQFFIKLNPVGTLTTSFRHIITYGTPPPFKQLLYIVVFTMIAFILSVMILYKYDKIYNRVNG, encoded by the coding sequence ATGAATCAACTGCCATTATACATGCATCGATTTAAAAAGGAATTAATTCAATATTGGCACTATATTATTTATTATGTGCGTGCATTCGAAAAAGCCCGTGTTACTAATACATCTTTGGGTTATTTATGGTGGTTTTTAGATCCTCTTTTAAATATGGGTATCTATATTATTCTTGTACGTTTAGTATTCAATCAGCGTGATCCGAATTTTCCTGTATTTTTTTTCTCTGCGATGCTAGTATGGCGTTATTTTTCGATGGCTTTAGCTCAAAGTGTTTCTTCGATCCGTTCCAATATTGGTGTTTGCCGTGATATTTATGTTCCTAAATTTGTATTTCCTTTGGTAATGTGCATTACTGGCTTGTCTCCATTGATTATTTCTATAGGTATCTTAGTTGTTTTAATGATCATGTTTCATGTACCCTTTACTATCAATTTGATATATCTGCCTTTGCTATTGACTACTTTATTTTTTTTCACGTTGACATGCTCGATGATTGCTGCACATATTGGCGTATTTATAGCTGATGCTCCCAATATTTTAAATCATCTTTTAACTTTAGGGTTGTTTGCAACCCCTGTGTTTTACAGTATAGACAGAGTTCCTGAGAAATATCAGTTTTTTATCAAACTCAATCCAGTCGGTACTCTTACGACCAGTTTTCGTCATATCATTACATATGGAACTCCTCCTCCTTTCAAACAGTTGCTTTATATTGTTGTTTTTACAATGATTGCTTTTATATTGAGTGTTATGATACTTTATAAATATGACAAAATTTATAATCGAGTGAATGGATAA